The following proteins are encoded in a genomic region of Mustela erminea isolate mMusErm1 chromosome 3, mMusErm1.Pri, whole genome shotgun sequence:
- the LOC116586430 gene encoding protocadherin gamma-A4 isoform X34, with the protein MAAPPYRPKCSRLVGICVLLGALWKIQAEQIRYSVPEELEEGSYVGSIAKDLGLEPLELSERGVRIISRGKTQLFALNPRTGSLVTAGKIDREELCDRSPKCVVSLEILLEDKVKIFGVEVEIIDVNDNAPNFGTEQREIKVAENESPGTRFPLPEAFDPDVGVNSLQGYQLSSNVHFSLDVQSGADGIKYPELVLELALDREEEAVHHLLLTAFDGGNLAHSGTVKIHVTLVDTNDNAPVFTQPEYHVKVPENVPVGYRLLTVKATDPDEGANGEVTYSFRKVRDKMSQLFQLNSLTGDITVLGDLDYEDSGFYDIDVEAHDGPGLRARSKVLVTVLDVNDNAPEVTVTSLANSVQETSPPGTVIALFNVHDSDSGENGFVTCSILDNLPFTLEKTYGNYHRLLTCRTLDREEVSEYNITVTATDHGMPPLSTETHISLQVADINDNPPAFPHASYSAYIPENNPRGASILSMSAQDPDSIENARVTYSLAEDTLHGLSLSSFVSINSDTGVLYALCSFDFEQVRDLQLLVRASDSGNPPLSSNVSLHIFIVDQNDNAPEILYPSLPTDGSTGVELAPRSAELGYLVTKVVAVDRDSGQNAWLAYRLLKASEPGLFAVGLHTGEVRTARALLDRDALKQSLVVAVQDHGQPPLSATVTLTVAVADNIPDVLADLGNIGTPADPDDADLTLYLVVAVAAVSCVFLAFVIVLLALRLRRWHASRVLQASGGGLVGVPASHFVGVDGVRAFLQTYSHEVSLTADSRKSHLIFPQPNYADTLISQESCGKSEPLLVTQDLLETKGDPSLQQRYSREKVD; encoded by the coding sequence ATGGCGGCTCCTCCTTATCGCCCCAAATGCAGCCGGCTGGTCGGGATCTGCGTTCTTCTGGGGGCTCTGTGGAAAATCCAGGCCGAACAGATCCGCTACTCAGTGCCTGAGGAGTTGGAGGAAGGCTCTTACGTGGGCAGTATCGCCAAGGACCTGGGACTGGAGCCTCTGGAACTGTCAGAGCGCGGAGTCCGCATCATCTCCAGAGGTAAGACACAGCTCTTTGCTCTGAACCCGCGAACCGGCAGCTTGGTCACCGCAGGTAAGATAGACCGGGAAGAGCTGTGTGATAGATCTCCAAAGTGTGTAGTAAGCCTGGAGATTCTTCTGGAGGACAAAGTAAAGATTTTTGGAGTAGAAGTGGAGATCATCGATGTTAATGATAACGCGCCCAACTTTGGGACAgagcaaagggaaataaaagttgcTGAAAATGAAAGTCCTGGGACAAGATTTCCTCTTCCTGAAGCTTTTGATCCAGATGTTGGGGTAAACTCCCTGCAGGGTTACCAGCTCAGCTCCAATGTTCACTTCTCCCTAGACGTGCAAAGTGGAGCAGACGGCATTAAGTACCCTGAGCTGGTGCTGGAGCTTGCTCtagacagagaagaggaggcgGTTCACCACCTCCTTCTCACCGCCTTTGACGGGGGTAACCTGGCTCACTCTGGTACTGTCAAGATTCATGTAACGCTTGTGGATACCAACGACAATGCTCCCGTATTCACTCAGCCAGAATACCACGTGAAGGTTCCAGAGAACGTGCCAGTGGGCTACCGGCTACTCACTGTAAAAGCCACTGATCCAGATGAAGGAGCCAATGGAGAAGTAACCTATTCTTTCCGTAAAGTGAGAGATAAAATGTCCCAACTATTCCAGTTGAATTCTTTGACTGGGGACATAACAGTATTGGGGGATCTAGATTATGAAGACTCTGGATTCTATGATATAGATGTAGAAGCCCATGATGGACCTGGTCTCCGAGCCAGAAGTAAGGTACTGGTGACAGTTTTGGATGTAAATGACAATGCTCCAGAAGTCACTGTTACATCTCTCGCCAACTCTGTCCAAGAAACTTCTCCGCCAGGTACAGTAATTGCACTTTTCAATGTGCACGATAGTGATTCAGGAGAGAATGGCTTTGTCACATGTTCTATTCTGGATAATCTGCCATTCACACTTGAAAAGACCTATGGAAATTATCATCGGCTATTGACATGCAGAACACTGGATAGAGAAGAAGTTTCAGAATATAATATCACGGTAACTGCCACTGATCATGGAATGCCACCACTTTCTACAGAAACTCACATCTCACTGCAGGTGGCAGACATCAATGACAACCCACCTGCTTTCCCTCATGCTTCCTACTCTGCCTACATTCCTGAAAACAACCCCCGAGGAGCCTCCATTTTATCCATGTCTGCCCAAGACCCTGACAGCATTGAGAATGCCAGAGTCACATACTCCTTGGCTGAAGACACACTCCATGGGctgtctctgtcttcctttgtttCCATCAACTCTGATACTGGTGTCCTGTATGCACTGTGCTCCTTCGACTTTGAGCAGGTTAGAGACCTGCAACTATTGGTGAGAGCGAGCGACAGTGGGAACCCTCCACTCAGCAGCAATGTgtccttgcatattttcattgTGGACCAGAATGACAATGCCCCTGAAATCCTGtacccctctctccccactgacGGTTCCACAGGTGTGGAGCTGGCGCCCCGATCCGCGGAGCTCGGCTACCTGGTCACCAAGGTGGTGGCAGTGGACAGAGACTCTGGCCAGAACGCCTGGCTGGCCTACCGCCTGCTCAAGGCCAGCGAGCCAGGGCTCTTCGCGGTGGGGCTGCACACGGGCGAGGTGCGCACAGCGCGGGCCCTGCTGGACAGAGATGCGCTCAagcagagcctggtggtggcGGTGCAGGATCACGGGCAGCCCCCTCTGTCGGCCACCGTCACGCTCACCGTGGCCGTGGCCGACAACATCCCGGACGTCCTGGCGGACCTGGGCAACATCGGGACCCCCGCCGACCCAGACGATGCGGACCTCACGCTCTATctggtggtggcggtggcggccGTCTCCTGCGTCTTCCTCGCCTTCGTCATCGTGCTGCTGGCGCTCAGGCTGAGGCGCTGGCACGCGTCGCGTGTGCTCCAGGCTTCAGGAGGCGGGCTGGTGGGCGTGCCGGCCTCGCACTTCGTGGGCGTGGACGGGGTGCGGGCTTTCCTGCAGACCTATTCGCACGAGGTGTCCCTCACCGCGGACTCGCGCAAGAGTCACCTGATCTTCCCCCAGCCCAACTACGCGGACACGCTCATCAGCCAGGAGAGCTGTGGGAAAAGCGAGCCTCTTCTGGTAACTCAGGATTTACTTGAAACAAAAGGAGATCCTAGTCTTCAACAG
- the LOC116586430 gene encoding protocadherin gamma-B1 isoform X24: protein MQRSSRKAEPMKIQVLFLFLLSLLWGAISQQIQYVIPEELAKGLRVGNLAKDLKLNVQELPARKLRVSAENLFSVNAESGDLLVNGRIDREEICGRKSECALEFEMVAENPMNVFHVIVAIQDINDNAPRFTAKGIDLEICESVLPGVKFPLDSAQDADVESNSLKIYTINSNEHFSVTTKESPDGSKYPELLLEKPLDREQQSSHQLILTATDGGDPPLSGTTQIRIQVTDANDNAPVFSQDTYRVSLQENVPAGTSVLQVMAADQDEGDNAKITYAFLSAPTSTSLLFNLNPNTGDITTNGTLDFEKTSRYMLVVEAKDGGVHTAHCNVQIEIVDENDNAPEVTLMSYSNQIPEDSDLGTVVALFKVRDRDSGQNGLVNCYIQEDVPFKLESTSKNYYKLVIDSALDREQMAEYNVTITATDKGKPSLFSSTSVTLHISDINDNAPVFHQASYLVHVAENNPPGASIAHVSAFDPDLGPNGRVSYSIVASDLEPRALASYVSVSAQSGVVFAQRAFDHEQLRAFELTLQARDQGSPALSANVSVRVLVGDRNDNAPRVLYPALGPDGSALFDTVPRAAQPGYLVTKVVAVDADSGHNAWLSYHVLQASEPGLFSLGLRTGEVRTARALGDRDAARQRLLVSVRDGGQPPLSATATLLLVFADSLQEVLPDVSDRPEPSDPQAELQFYLVVALSLISVLFLLAVILAVALRLRRSSSPAVWSCFPQDLSSKSGPGVLPSYSEGTLPYSYNLCVASRLAKTEFTFSNLKPDMVPSRDLLCDDTSMDVCVSSEDPQIVSDSSFAPHFILASGKDKCAPHTIHCTENGLGTKIMEKLKKF, encoded by the exons ATGCAAAGAAGCTCCAGAAAAGCTGAACCAATGAAAATTCAGGTACTGTTTCTCTTCCTGCTGTCTTTGTTGTGGGGAGCTATCTCCCAGCAGATCCAGTACGTTATTCCGGAGGAGCTGGCCAAGGGCTTGCGGGTGGGGAATCTTGCCAAGGACCTGAAGCTCAATGTCCAGGAACTGCCAGCTCGAAAACTGCGGGTTAGTGCAGAGAATTTATTCAGTGTGAATGCAGAGAGTGGGGATTTGTTAGTGAACGGTAGAATAGATAGAGAGGAAATCTGCGGAAGGAAATCCGAGTGTGCACTAGAATTTGAAATGGTTGCTGAAAATCCAATGAATGTTTTCCACGTGATTGTTGCAATCCAAGATATTAACGACAATGCACCACGTTTCACTGCAAAAGGCATTGACTTGGAAATCTGTGAGTCAGTCTTACCAGGTGTAAAATTCCCTCTGGATTCTGCACAAGATGCAGATGTAGAAAGTAACTCACTAAAGATATACACTATCAACTCCAATGAACACTTCTCTGTGACAACGAAGGAAAGTCCTGATGGAAGTAAATACCCAGAATTACTTCTGGAAAAACCTCTGGACAGAGAACAGCAGAGCTCCCACCAGTTAATCCTGACCGCCACGGACGGTGGAGACCCTCCACTAAGCGGCACCACCCAGATCCGGATTCAGGTCACTGATGCCAATGATAACGCTCCAGTGTTCAGCCAGGACACATACAGAGTTAGCCTCCAAGAAAATGTGCCCGCGGGGACCTCTGTGCTCCAAGTGATGGCTGCCGACCAGGACGAGGGTGATAATGCAAAGATCACCTATGCCTTTCTCAGTGCCCCAACAAGTACCAGCCTCCTCTTCAATCTCAATCCAAATACTGGTGACATTACAACCAATGGTACATTGGACTTTGAAAAGACAAGTAGATACATGTTGGTTGTAGAAGCCAAGGATGGAGGGGTGCACACAGCTCACTGTAATGTTCAGATTGAAATTGTTGATGAGAATGACAATGCCCCAGAAGTCACACTGATGTCCTATTCCAACCAGATTCCTGAGGACTCAGACCTTGGAACTGTAGTAGCCCTCTTTAAAGTGAGAGACCGTGACTCTGGGCAAAACGGTCTGGTGAACTGCTATATTCAGGAAGATGTTCCTTTCAAATTAGAATCCACCTCCAAGAATTATTACAAGCTGGTGATTGACAGTGCCCTAGATAGGGAGCAGATGGCCGAGTACAATGTCACTATCACCGCCACTGACAAGGGCAAACCCTCCCTATTCTCCAGTACAAGCGTCACCCTACATATCAGCGATATCAACGACAACGCGCCAGTTTTCCACCAGGCCTCCTACTTGGTCCACGTGGCAGAGAACAATCCTCCTGGCGCCTCGATTGCACACGTCAGCGCCTTTGACCCGGATCTGGGGCCCAATGGTCGCGTCTCCTACTCCATCGTCGCCAGCGACCTGGAGCCACGGGCGCTGGCGTCCTACGTGTCCGTGAGCGCGCAGAGCGGGGTGGTGTTCGCGCAGCGTGCCTTCGACCACGAGCAGCTGCGCGCCTTCGAGCTGACCCTGCAGGCGCGCGACCAGGGCTCGCCCGCGCTCAGCGCCAACGTGAGCGTGCGCGTGTTGGTGGGCGACCGCAACGACAACGCGCCGCGGGTGCTGTACCCGGCGCTGGGGCCCGACGGCTCAGCGCTGTTCGACACGGTGCCACGCGCCGCGCAGCCCGGCTACCTGGTCACCAAGGTGGTGGCGGTGGACGCCGACTCGGGACACAATGCCTGGCTGTCGTACCACGTGCTGCAGGCCAGCGAGCCGGGACTCTTCAGCCTGGGGCTGCGCACGGGCGAGGTGCGCACGGCGCGTGCTTTGGGCGACCGGGACGCGGCCCGCCAGCGCCTGCTGGTCTCTGTGCGGGATGGGGGACAGCCGCCGCTCTCGGCCACGGCCACGCTGCTCCTGGTTTTCGCCGACAGTTTGCAGGAGGTGCTGCCGGATGTCAGCGACCGCCCGGAGCCCTCTGACCCCCAGGCTGAGTTGCAGTTTTACCTGGTGGTGGCTTTGTCCTTGATCTCGGTGCTGTTCCTCCTCGCGGTGATTCTGGCGGTTGCTCTGCGCCTACGCCGCTCCTCCAGCCCGGCTGTCTGGAGCTGCTTTCCGCAGGATCTCAGTTCCAAGTCCGGACCTGGAGTTCTCCCCAGTTACAGTGAAGGGACTTTGCCTTATTCCTACAATCTGTGCGTGGCCTCACGATTAGCTAAGACAGAGTTTACTTTTTCCAACCTGAAACCAGACATGGTTCCTTCTCGGGATCTCCTTTGTGACGATACTTCTATGGATGTATGTGTCAGCAGTGAAGACCCCCAAATCGTTTCTGACTCGTCTTTTGCGCCTCAC TTCATCCTTGCTTCTGGGAAGGATAAATGTGCCCCTCACACAATTCACTGCACTGAAAATGGACTAGgaacaaaaataatggaaaaacttaaaaagttttaa